A genomic window from Scatophagus argus isolate fScaArg1 chromosome 17, fScaArg1.pri, whole genome shotgun sequence includes:
- the kdf1b gene encoding keratinocyte differentiation factor 1 isoform X2: MPAGNTGSLRHSSGPGSYRDGPSWSSSQRSSYEERCVDPVEDRLPTPEPKTVHKAQLKDANGKESETIGFIPGSADPPSATQTCNPCASPRSCGTFMCNVLTCGLYRVCQRSVLAPCLVPNERSPDEPEKVSLRGVNPGDNKEEDTADWLGDVRIAGVKIDSPREYLDDETNSSSHVRPVACSTQPSHPSLHESMRFDDWEDGEENVDSLITKKLLELYSEYQIEELARCTSDSVFLRKSKAINQLINSLAEEHKMDEQEAECRLVRGIIRISTRKSTKRRPPTSRRERTLSDSGNETMRESDSFSFSNNNDYKSNPNIQISELTPSDKYAREMWRTNGGHTSSSPTAYSPSHTETNSSGVPLIHTSVRT, translated from the exons ATGCCTGCCGGCAACACTGGCAGTCTGAGACACAGCTCTGGGCCTGGCAGCTACAGAGATGGACCCAGTTGGAGCAGCAGCCAGAGGTCATCCTATGAGGAGCGCTGCGTGGACCCAGTGGAAGACAGGCTCCCGACCCCAGAGCCAAAGACGGTCCACAAAGCTCAACTGAAAGATGCTAATGGAAAGGAGTCTGAGACCATTGGCTTCATTCCTGGTTCAGCAGACCCTCCCTCTGCAACACAAACCTGCAATCCCTGTGCCTCCCCAAGGAGCTGTGGGACTTTTATGTGCAATGTGCTCACCTGCGGCCTGTATAGGGTCTGCCAGCGTTCCGTCCTCGCTCCATGCCTGGTGCCAAATGAGAGATCCCCAGACGAACCAGAAAAAGTGAGCCTCCGAGGTGTGAACCCAGGAGACAACAAAGAAGAGGACACTGCAGACTGGTTAGGCGACGTTCGCATTGCTGGAGTCAAAATTGACAGTCCAAGAGAATATTTAGATGATGAAACCAATTCCTCATCACATGTGCGTCCTGTGGCCTGCTCAACACAGCCCAGCCATCCATCTTTGCATGAGTCCATGAGGTTTGATGACTGGGAGGATGGCGAGGAGAACGTGGACTCTCTGATTACTAAGAAGCTGCTGGAGCTCTACTCTGAATATCAGATTGAGGAATTGGCTAGGTGCACTTCAGACTCTGTGTTTCTGAGGAAGAGCAAGGCCATCAACCAGCTCATCAACTCACTGGCAGAGGAGCACAAAATGGACGAGCAGGAGGCAGAGTGTCGGCTGGTTCGTGGCATCATCCGCATCAGCACCCGGAAGAGCACGAAGAGGAGGCCGCCCACCTCCAGGAGGGAGAGGACGCTGTCAGACAGCGGGAATGAGACGATGAGGGAGAGCGATTCCTTTTCCTTCAGCAACAACA ATGACTACAAATCAAATCCAAACATCCAAATATCTGAACTGACCCCCTCTGACAAGTATGCCAGAGAGATGTGGAGGACCAATGGCG GTCATACTTCTAGTTCTCCAACAGCCTATTCACCTTCTCACACAGAAACTAATTCTTCAGGTGTCCCACTGATTCATACCTCCGTGAGAACATGA
- the zdhhc18b gene encoding palmitoyltransferase ZDHHC18-B isoform X2 — protein sequence MKNCEYQQIDPQALPTPTPTPPPHHGNDRKEEPRRPRRKWEVFPGKNRFYCDGRIIVARQSGVLPLTLGLILITSGLFFIFDCPFLVKHLTSCIPVIGGGLFVFVVITLLQTSFTDPGILPRATPDEAADIEKQIDGTGNTSYRPPPRTKEVLINQQVVKLKYCFTCKMFRPPRTSHCSLCDNCVERFDHHCPWVGNCVGKRNYRFFYTFIVSLSFLTAFIFGCVTTHLALRAQGGKGLVFALQESPGSAVELVICFFSVWSILGLSGFHTYLVASNLTTNEDIKGSWSGKSGEDVTNPYSHKNIFINCCTMLCGPMPPSLIDRRGFLPADESVQTASTDVELPIVATKSEINVHTGK from the exons ATGAAAAACTGTGAGTATCAACAAATCGACCCGCAGGCACTTCCGACTCCAACACCGACCCCTCCACCTCATCATGGGAACGACAGGAAAGAGGAGCCGAGGAGACCGAGGAGAAAGTGGGAAGTTTTTCCCGGAAAGAATCGCTTCTACTGCGATGGAAGGATCATAGTGGCCCGACAGAGTGGGGTTTTGCCCCTCACTCTGGGCCTTATTCTCATCACAAGTGGATTATTCTTTATATTTGA CTGTCCCTTCCTGGTGAAACACCTGACCAGCTGCATACCTGTTATTGGAGGAggcctctttgtgtttgtggtcaTCACCCTGCTCCAGACCAGCTTCACTGACCCCGGCATCCTGCCCAGAGCAACCCCAGATGAGGCTGCAGACATTGAAAAACAGATTG ACGGCACCGGGAACACCAGCTATCGACCTCCGCCGCGCACTAAGGAAGTCCTCATCAACCAGCAGGTGGTGAAGCTCAAGTACTGCTTCACCTGCAAGATGTTCCGGCCCCCGCGCACCTCCCACTGCAGCCTGTGCGACAACTGTGTGG AGCGATTCGACCATCACTGTCCTTGGGTGGGCAACTGTGTGGGAAAACGCAACTACCGCTTCTTCTACACCTTCATCGTGTCGCTGTCCTTCCTGACGGCCTTCATCTTCGGCTGTGTGACCACACACCTGGCACTGA ggGCTCAGGGTGGAAAAGGCCTGGTGTTTGCTCTTCAAGAGAGTCCAGGAAG TGCAGTGGAGCTTGTAATATGTTTCTTCTCAGTCTGGTCCATCTTGGGCCTCTCAGGCTTCCATACATATCTGGTTGCTTCAAACCTGACCACTAATGAAGAC ATTAAAGGCTCCTGGTCAGGGAAGAGTGGAGAAGATGTCACCAATCCATACAGTCAtaaaaacatcttcatcaacTGTTGCACTATGCTCTGTGGACCCATGCCACCCAG CTTGATTGACAGACGAGGTTTCCTGCCTGCGGATGAATCGGTCCAGACCGCGAGCACGGACGTTGAGCTGCCCATTGTGGCCACTAAAAGCGAGATAAACGTG CATACAGGAAAGTAA
- the zdhhc18b gene encoding palmitoyltransferase ZDHHC18-B isoform X1: MKNCEYQQIDPQALPTPTPTPPPHHGNDRKEEPRRPRRKWEVFPGKNRFYCDGRIIVARQSGVLPLTLGLILITSGLFFIFDCPFLVKHLTSCIPVIGGGLFVFVVITLLQTSFTDPGILPRATPDEAADIEKQIDGTGNTSYRPPPRTKEVLINQQVVKLKYCFTCKMFRPPRTSHCSLCDNCVERFDHHCPWVGNCVGKRNYRFFYTFIVSLSFLTAFIFGCVTTHLALRAQGGKGLVFALQESPGSAVELVICFFSVWSILGLSGFHTYLVASNLTTNEDIKGSWSGKSGEDVTNPYSHKNIFINCCTMLCGPMPPSLIDRRGFLPADESVQTASTDVELPIVATKSEINVCTQGTKGLLESATRSPLLSTSCPQGKPQTAHTCPDSSLAVNSDPSPELSTSCGARHTPSSQGVPSPPRHAKSRSKNSKRAALHIPSPAYDVPVLPSSPDAASSPKARAYKGASFSPLH; the protein is encoded by the exons ATGAAAAACTGTGAGTATCAACAAATCGACCCGCAGGCACTTCCGACTCCAACACCGACCCCTCCACCTCATCATGGGAACGACAGGAAAGAGGAGCCGAGGAGACCGAGGAGAAAGTGGGAAGTTTTTCCCGGAAAGAATCGCTTCTACTGCGATGGAAGGATCATAGTGGCCCGACAGAGTGGGGTTTTGCCCCTCACTCTGGGCCTTATTCTCATCACAAGTGGATTATTCTTTATATTTGA CTGTCCCTTCCTGGTGAAACACCTGACCAGCTGCATACCTGTTATTGGAGGAggcctctttgtgtttgtggtcaTCACCCTGCTCCAGACCAGCTTCACTGACCCCGGCATCCTGCCCAGAGCAACCCCAGATGAGGCTGCAGACATTGAAAAACAGATTG ACGGCACCGGGAACACCAGCTATCGACCTCCGCCGCGCACTAAGGAAGTCCTCATCAACCAGCAGGTGGTGAAGCTCAAGTACTGCTTCACCTGCAAGATGTTCCGGCCCCCGCGCACCTCCCACTGCAGCCTGTGCGACAACTGTGTGG AGCGATTCGACCATCACTGTCCTTGGGTGGGCAACTGTGTGGGAAAACGCAACTACCGCTTCTTCTACACCTTCATCGTGTCGCTGTCCTTCCTGACGGCCTTCATCTTCGGCTGTGTGACCACACACCTGGCACTGA ggGCTCAGGGTGGAAAAGGCCTGGTGTTTGCTCTTCAAGAGAGTCCAGGAAG TGCAGTGGAGCTTGTAATATGTTTCTTCTCAGTCTGGTCCATCTTGGGCCTCTCAGGCTTCCATACATATCTGGTTGCTTCAAACCTGACCACTAATGAAGAC ATTAAAGGCTCCTGGTCAGGGAAGAGTGGAGAAGATGTCACCAATCCATACAGTCAtaaaaacatcttcatcaacTGTTGCACTATGCTCTGTGGACCCATGCCACCCAG CTTGATTGACAGACGAGGTTTCCTGCCTGCGGATGAATCGGTCCAGACCGCGAGCACGGACGTTGAGCTGCCCATTGTGGCCACTAAAAGCGAGATAAACGTG TGCACACAGGGAACTAAAGGTCTGCTGGAGTCGGCCACTCGCTCCCCGCTCCTGTCCACCTCATGCCCTCAGGGGAAACCTCAGACAGCTCATACCTGCCCAGACAGCAGCCTTGCAGTGAACTCTGACCCCTCACCGGAGCTCTCCACCAGTTGCGGGGCCCGCCATACCCCTAGCTCCCAAGGTGTTCCCTCTCCACCACGTCATGCCAAGAGTCGGTCAAAGAACAGCAAGCGAGCAGCTTTGCATATTCCCAGTCCTGCCTACGATGTTCCTGTTTTACCTTCCTCTCCGGACGCTGCCTCCAGCCCCAAAGCTAGAGCTTACAAAGGAGCCAGCTTCTCCCCTTTGCACTGA
- the kdf1b gene encoding keratinocyte differentiation factor 1 isoform X1 encodes MLEPEVQPLAIATWSVSSTLTFRSWRELVMPAGNTGSLRHSSGPGSYRDGPSWSSSQRSSYEERCVDPVEDRLPTPEPKTVHKAQLKDANGKESETIGFIPGSADPPSATQTCNPCASPRSCGTFMCNVLTCGLYRVCQRSVLAPCLVPNERSPDEPEKVSLRGVNPGDNKEEDTADWLGDVRIAGVKIDSPREYLDDETNSSSHVRPVACSTQPSHPSLHESMRFDDWEDGEENVDSLITKKLLELYSEYQIEELARCTSDSVFLRKSKAINQLINSLAEEHKMDEQEAECRLVRGIIRISTRKSTKRRPPTSRRERTLSDSGNETMRESDSFSFSNNNDYKSNPNIQISELTPSDKYAREMWRTNGGHTSSSPTAYSPSHTETNSSGVPLIHTSVRT; translated from the exons ATGTTAGAACCGGAAGTCCAACCTCTTGCTATAGCTACCTGGAGCGTTTCCTCCACCTTGACGTTCAG ATCTTGGAGGGAGTTAGTCATGCCTGCCGGCAACACTGGCAGTCTGAGACACAGCTCTGGGCCTGGCAGCTACAGAGATGGACCCAGTTGGAGCAGCAGCCAGAGGTCATCCTATGAGGAGCGCTGCGTGGACCCAGTGGAAGACAGGCTCCCGACCCCAGAGCCAAAGACGGTCCACAAAGCTCAACTGAAAGATGCTAATGGAAAGGAGTCTGAGACCATTGGCTTCATTCCTGGTTCAGCAGACCCTCCCTCTGCAACACAAACCTGCAATCCCTGTGCCTCCCCAAGGAGCTGTGGGACTTTTATGTGCAATGTGCTCACCTGCGGCCTGTATAGGGTCTGCCAGCGTTCCGTCCTCGCTCCATGCCTGGTGCCAAATGAGAGATCCCCAGACGAACCAGAAAAAGTGAGCCTCCGAGGTGTGAACCCAGGAGACAACAAAGAAGAGGACACTGCAGACTGGTTAGGCGACGTTCGCATTGCTGGAGTCAAAATTGACAGTCCAAGAGAATATTTAGATGATGAAACCAATTCCTCATCACATGTGCGTCCTGTGGCCTGCTCAACACAGCCCAGCCATCCATCTTTGCATGAGTCCATGAGGTTTGATGACTGGGAGGATGGCGAGGAGAACGTGGACTCTCTGATTACTAAGAAGCTGCTGGAGCTCTACTCTGAATATCAGATTGAGGAATTGGCTAGGTGCACTTCAGACTCTGTGTTTCTGAGGAAGAGCAAGGCCATCAACCAGCTCATCAACTCACTGGCAGAGGAGCACAAAATGGACGAGCAGGAGGCAGAGTGTCGGCTGGTTCGTGGCATCATCCGCATCAGCACCCGGAAGAGCACGAAGAGGAGGCCGCCCACCTCCAGGAGGGAGAGGACGCTGTCAGACAGCGGGAATGAGACGATGAGGGAGAGCGATTCCTTTTCCTTCAGCAACAACA ATGACTACAAATCAAATCCAAACATCCAAATATCTGAACTGACCCCCTCTGACAAGTATGCCAGAGAGATGTGGAGGACCAATGGCG GTCATACTTCTAGTTCTCCAACAGCCTATTCACCTTCTCACACAGAAACTAATTCTTCAGGTGTCCCACTGATTCATACCTCCGTGAGAACATGA